From the Marinomonas sp. THO17 genome, one window contains:
- a CDS encoding SPOR domain-containing protein, whose product MKWLFLLVVLLNAAFLSWHNLAKDSAVQNKENIYGPPVSEKIHLLSEDAAVSEQDYNAGVVSNDELVEALNRVVEKQSATPQENLLCPRIVADNQSSRASVKAELQKVGWAFDEKEVTGKRPKFWLYISAPETQQQAAAIVKDLASKKIDSFVITRAEMKNRISLGLYSAQDRAEQAKQRIEKSSGYPVDIYEHLRTVPLFELDIKDPVKVVDWDAFVVRFDLSKMMIKIEKNPC is encoded by the coding sequence ATGAAGTGGCTTTTTCTTCTGGTGGTATTGTTAAACGCTGCTTTTTTGAGTTGGCATAACCTGGCAAAGGATTCTGCTGTGCAAAATAAAGAAAATATTTATGGCCCGCCTGTTAGTGAGAAAATTCATCTGCTATCTGAAGATGCTGCGGTGAGTGAGCAAGATTATAATGCTGGTGTGGTATCGAATGATGAACTGGTGGAGGCTTTAAATAGAGTTGTAGAGAAGCAGTCCGCCACGCCACAAGAAAATTTATTGTGTCCGCGTATTGTGGCGGATAATCAATCATCTCGTGCAAGTGTAAAGGCCGAGCTGCAGAAAGTAGGCTGGGCATTTGATGAAAAAGAGGTGACGGGCAAGCGCCCTAAGTTCTGGCTTTATATTTCGGCTCCCGAAACACAGCAGCAAGCGGCAGCAATAGTTAAGGATTTAGCGAGTAAAAAAATAGACAGTTTTGTTATTACGCGTGCGGAGATGAAGAATCGAATTTCACTTGGATTGTATTCGGCACAAGATAGGGCGGAGCAAGCAAAACAACGGATTGAGAAGAGTTCTGGTTATCCTGTCGACATCTATGAGCACCTAAGAACAGTTCCCCTATTTGAATTAGATATAAAAGATCCTGTCAAGGTGGTTGACTGGGATGCTTTTGTGGTGCGCTTTGATCTTAGCAAGATGATGATAAAAATAGAAAAAAATCCTTGTTAG
- the nusG gene encoding transcription termination/antitermination protein NusG, translating to MTKRWYVVQAYSGYEKHVMRSLIERVQVMGQEENFGDILVPTEEVVEIRDGKKRKSERKFYPGYVLVQMDMNDDSWHLVKGTSRVLGFIGGTADKPSPITDREANAILQRVNDGADKPRPKTLFEVGEVVRVNEGPFADFNGVVEEVDYDKSRIKVAVLIFGRSTPVDLEFSQVEKA from the coding sequence GTGACCAAACGATGGTATGTAGTACAAGCGTACTCAGGGTACGAAAAGCACGTAATGCGTTCGCTTATTGAGCGAGTGCAGGTTATGGGGCAAGAAGAGAATTTTGGTGACATCTTGGTGCCAACCGAAGAAGTGGTTGAAATCCGTGATGGTAAGAAGCGCAAGAGTGAGCGTAAGTTCTATCCAGGCTATGTATTGGTACAAATGGATATGAATGATGACTCTTGGCATTTGGTGAAAGGTACGTCTCGTGTGCTTGGTTTTATCGGTGGTACAGCGGATAAACCATCACCAATCACCGATCGTGAAGCGAATGCAATTTTGCAGCGAGTTAACGATGGTGCTGATAAGCCTCGTCCGAAAACCTTGTTTGAAGTGGGTGAAGTGGTTCGTGTTAACGAAGGTCCATTCGCTGACTTTAATGGTGTTGTCGAAGAGGTGGATTATGATAAAAGTCGAATCAAGGTGGCGGTGCTTATTTTTGGGCGCTCTACACCAGTTGATTTGGAATTTAGTCAGGTTGAAAAAGCCTGA
- a CDS encoding phytanoyl-CoA dioxygenase family protein produces the protein MLVKLPSVVLTEQQVAQYHKDGYLIIESLVPEQVCDALKERMTTLMSGFDARAYRSIFTTNEQSRHTDQYFIDSASNISFFFEEEAFDEQGDLKQTLELSINKVGHSLHTQDALFRAFSLSNVWGSMLKQLGMQEPRAAQSMYIFKQPGIGGEVNCHQDSTFLYTDPMSVIGLWFAIEDATLDNGCLWGVPKGHNVGLLKRFERIAPQAIKTKMVVMKEYQWQDSELVALPVPKGSLVLLNGEFPHLSYANRSEQSRHAYAVHAVDQKCDYPEVNWLQPNVGNVFPAFQANT, from the coding sequence ATGTTAGTCAAATTGCCTTCAGTGGTATTAACGGAGCAACAGGTTGCGCAGTATCACAAGGATGGGTATTTGATAATAGAGTCATTGGTTCCTGAACAAGTATGTGACGCCCTCAAAGAAAGAATGACGACCTTGATGTCAGGGTTTGATGCGAGAGCGTATCGCTCTATTTTTACTACTAATGAACAATCACGCCACACGGATCAATATTTTATAGATTCAGCGAGTAACATCTCATTTTTTTTTGAGGAAGAGGCGTTCGATGAGCAGGGTGATTTAAAGCAAACTCTGGAACTCTCTATTAATAAGGTAGGTCATAGTTTACATACTCAGGATGCTCTATTCCGTGCTTTTTCTTTATCTAATGTCTGGGGCTCTATGCTGAAACAATTGGGCATGCAAGAACCACGAGCCGCGCAATCCATGTATATTTTTAAGCAACCAGGCATTGGTGGTGAAGTGAATTGTCACCAGGATAGTACTTTCTTATATACAGATCCAATGAGTGTGATTGGATTGTGGTTCGCGATAGAAGACGCGACTTTGGACAATGGTTGCCTCTGGGGAGTGCCAAAAGGTCATAATGTTGGCTTACTTAAACGCTTTGAGCGTATAGCGCCTCAAGCCATTAAAACCAAAATGGTGGTAATGAAAGAGTATCAATGGCAAGACAGTGAATTGGTGGCGTTGCCTGTTCCTAAGGGGTCGCTGGTTTTATTAAATGGTGAGTTTCCGCATTTAAGTTATGCGAATCGTTCTGAGCAATCTCGCCATGCTTATGCAGTGCATGCTGTTGATCAAAAATGTGATTATCCTGAAGTAAATTGGTTGCAGCCGAATGTTGGAAATGTCTTTCCAGCTTTTCAGGCAAATACCTAA
- the rplK gene encoding 50S ribosomal protein L11 — protein sequence MAKKVEAYIKLQVKAGQANPSPPVGPALGQHGVNIMEFCKAFNAKTQNVEPGLPTPVIITVYNDRSFTFETKSTPAAVLLKKAAGIKSGSPRPNTQKVGTVTRAQLEEIVNAKQADLTASDMDAAVRTIAGSARAMGLEVEGVN from the coding sequence ATGGCTAAAAAAGTCGAAGCTTATATCAAGCTACAAGTTAAAGCGGGTCAAGCGAACCCAAGTCCACCAGTTGGTCCAGCTTTGGGTCAGCATGGTGTGAATATCATGGAGTTCTGTAAGGCATTTAATGCGAAAACGCAAAATGTTGAACCTGGTCTTCCAACGCCTGTAATCATTACTGTTTACAACGACCGTAGTTTCACTTTCGAAACAAAATCTACGCCTGCTGCTGTACTTCTTAAGAAGGCTGCTGGTATCAAGAGTGGTTCTCCACGTCCTAACACTCAAAAAGTGGGTACGGTTACTCGTGCGCAACTTGAAGAGATCGTTAATGCTAAGCAGGCTGATTTGACTGCTTCAGACATGGATGCGGCTGTTCGTACTATTGCTGGTAGTGCACGCGCTATGGGTTTGGAAGTTGAGGGTGTGAACTAA
- the rplJ gene encoding 50S ribosomal protein L10, which produces MALGLEDKKAIVAEVSEVAKTALSAVVADSRGVTVSSMTALRKEAREAGVFVRVVRNTLARRAVEGTDFECLTESFVGPTLIAFSNEHPGAAARLLKTFAKENDEFEVKALAFNGELIPAGDIDRLASLPTYEEAIAKLMSVMQGATSKFVRTLAAVRDQKEQEAA; this is translated from the coding sequence GTGGCATTAGGTCTAGAAGACAAAAAAGCCATTGTCGCCGAAGTTAGTGAAGTAGCTAAAACTGCGTTGTCTGCAGTCGTTGCTGATTCTCGCGGTGTTACCGTGAGCAGCATGACAGCACTTCGTAAAGAAGCGCGTGAAGCAGGTGTATTCGTACGTGTAGTGCGTAACACTTTGGCTCGCCGTGCAGTTGAAGGTACTGACTTCGAGTGCTTAACTGAGAGCTTTGTTGGTCCAACTTTGATTGCTTTCTCAAACGAACACCCAGGTGCGGCGGCTCGTTTGTTGAAAACTTTCGCAAAAGAAAACGACGAGTTTGAAGTTAAAGCGTTGGCGTTCAACGGTGAGTTGATCCCAGCAGGCGACATTGATCGTTTGGCATCTTTGCCAACATACGAAGAAGCGATTGCGAAACTGATGAGTGTTATGCAGGGCGCAACCAGCAAGTTTG
- a CDS encoding GNAT family N-acetyltransferase has protein sequence MTCPFPNAELVPALWFPLVKKFYQAYYPSGRPNKADPIWAIKQKDIILAAVRLKQFNDCQLLTAMVTHPNYRNQGLGHHLINNLQAILNQKACYCFALNHLTDFYISNHFQPILPEQLPYELEKRFRSYQSQGRKIISMHYIAP, from the coding sequence ATGACTTGTCCTTTTCCCAACGCCGAATTAGTGCCAGCACTCTGGTTTCCATTGGTAAAAAAGTTTTATCAAGCTTATTACCCAAGCGGAAGACCCAACAAAGCCGATCCAATTTGGGCAATTAAGCAAAAAGACATAATCCTAGCTGCCGTACGTCTGAAGCAATTTAATGATTGCCAGCTTTTAACCGCTATGGTGACTCACCCGAACTACCGCAACCAAGGTCTAGGACATCACCTTATTAATAATCTACAAGCTATCTTAAACCAAAAAGCCTGTTACTGCTTCGCCCTCAATCATTTAACTGATTTTTATATATCAAACCACTTTCAGCCAATCCTTCCAGAGCAACTTCCCTACGAATTAGAAAAACGATTCAGAAGCTATCAATCACAAGGGCGAAAAATCATATCTATGCATTATATTGCCCCTTAA
- the secE gene encoding preprotein translocase subunit SecE, whose product MSSSAEAQASRGDVLKWAIVVLLVAVGVVGNNYYATESLLYRLIAILVLAVVAGFVALQTAKGKAFFTLAKEAKTEIRRVVWPTRQETVQTTLIVLAVVVFMSLVLWGVDSLLSWIVSSVIS is encoded by the coding sequence ATGAGTTCGAGTGCTGAAGCTCAAGCGTCTCGCGGAGACGTGTTAAAATGGGCGATTGTTGTTTTATTGGTTGCGGTTGGTGTGGTTGGTAATAATTATTACGCAACTGAATCATTGTTGTATCGCTTAATTGCTATTTTGGTATTGGCTGTTGTGGCTGGTTTTGTTGCGCTGCAGACTGCAAAAGGTAAGGCTTTTTTTACTTTGGCAAAAGAAGCGAAGACTGAAATACGTAGAGTAGTGTGGCCAACTAGACAGGAAACAGTGCAAACAACCCTTATAGTGTTGGCGGTAGTTGTTTTTATGTCTCTCGTGCTGTGGGGAGTGGACTCACTCCTTAGTTGGATTGTGTCCTCGGTAATTAGTTAG
- a CDS encoding biotin--[acetyl-CoA-carboxylase] ligase: protein MRAVLALLSDNQFHSGEELGEALGVTRAAVWKKLKKLEAIGVRVHSVKGRGYRLPTPLELLSESSLREFGVPDEMAIKLDFETESTNGDAKHYIAQGGQLPALFSVERQTNGRGRRGRQWVSGVAKNLTFSFVWRFENGPSVVEGLSLAAGVAVARVLKKVGIPNPGLKWPNDAQIDGQKICGILLEMVADQDVCDVIIGIGLNVEMEEGVMMNVDQPWTDLVSRLASRPSRNYLLAELTKELIGVCERFEDGNGMKHFQSHWQAYDVLFNQPIRVLSASQQRQGIAKGIDEKGALLLEENGEMVTLHGGEVSVRRV, encoded by the coding sequence ATGCGAGCAGTACTGGCTTTACTGAGTGACAATCAGTTTCACTCAGGAGAGGAGTTGGGAGAAGCGCTAGGCGTTACTCGCGCTGCGGTCTGGAAAAAGTTAAAAAAACTTGAAGCGATTGGCGTTCGGGTGCATTCGGTGAAGGGGCGTGGCTATCGTTTACCGACGCCGTTGGAGCTGTTGTCAGAATCTTCTCTTAGAGAATTTGGCGTGCCTGATGAGATGGCCATTAAATTGGATTTTGAGACTGAATCTACTAATGGCGATGCTAAGCACTATATTGCACAAGGTGGTCAATTGCCTGCGTTATTTTCTGTAGAGAGACAAACCAATGGTCGTGGTCGTCGTGGTCGCCAATGGGTGTCTGGGGTAGCAAAGAATTTAACTTTCTCCTTCGTGTGGCGTTTTGAAAACGGTCCAAGTGTAGTGGAAGGATTGAGTTTGGCGGCAGGCGTTGCGGTTGCTCGTGTGTTAAAAAAGGTGGGCATTCCCAACCCTGGTTTGAAGTGGCCAAATGATGCGCAAATCGATGGACAGAAGATTTGTGGCATATTACTCGAAATGGTGGCGGATCAGGACGTGTGCGATGTCATTATCGGTATTGGTCTGAATGTAGAGATGGAAGAAGGCGTAATGATGAACGTCGATCAACCGTGGACGGATTTGGTATCACGTTTGGCGTCGCGTCCGAGTCGTAATTATCTTTTAGCGGAATTGACGAAAGAGCTGATTGGGGTGTGTGAGCGGTTTGAAGACGGCAATGGTATGAAGCATTTTCAATCCCATTGGCAAGCTTACGATGTATTGTTCAATCAACCTATTCGGGTGCTCTCCGCTTCTCAGCAGCGTCAAGGGATTGCCAAGGGAATCGACGAGAAAGGTGCTTTGTTACTGGAAGAGAATGGTGAAATGGTAACCTTGCACGGGGGAGAAGTGAGTGTCCGACGAGTCTGA
- a CDS encoding alpha/beta fold hydrolase — protein MWRKWLVFGLLAWLWPISVNAAHSLLEYGHGESFDDFVARSKVYLKQHKVWVNEQQQARELSAVLPFELKPDSRQCEGQPKIGLLLSHGLSDSPFSMRDPALALQQACYQVRVILLPGHGTQSADLLETPRQAWRDSFRHAAEVFEQEVDVMYVGGFSTGGALALEYAWTHPDKISGVVLFSPLLKVNSAIDWLSPLLATVKDWLDNYPSDDFAKYASIPLPAIAEAYKLAKEVRNKVMKKPRDIPVFIAMSEQDQTVDSKVTLEVFNKAMISSKSQMVMYSIDKVSGTSDRLKIYNSRWPEQRILGMSHMAVHGNPQNPYYGSEGEYRICGWYFDDPEVYEQCRSDKANWFGEKSDELSGKSAHAARLSWNPDFASLMKEVSFFMQANAN, from the coding sequence ATGTGGCGAAAATGGCTTGTGTTTGGATTGCTTGCTTGGCTTTGGCCAATCTCAGTAAATGCCGCACATTCATTATTAGAGTATGGCCATGGAGAATCATTTGATGATTTTGTGGCACGCAGTAAGGTGTATTTAAAGCAACATAAGGTATGGGTAAACGAACAGCAGCAAGCGCGAGAATTATCAGCTGTGCTGCCGTTTGAATTGAAACCAGATTCAAGGCAATGTGAGGGACAGCCAAAAATTGGTTTGTTGCTATCGCATGGATTATCCGATTCGCCATTTTCAATGCGTGATCCTGCGCTTGCATTGCAGCAAGCCTGTTATCAAGTACGCGTTATTTTGTTGCCGGGTCATGGCACGCAATCTGCTGATTTATTGGAAACACCTAGGCAGGCATGGCGTGACAGCTTTCGTCATGCAGCTGAGGTTTTTGAACAAGAGGTAGATGTAATGTACGTCGGTGGCTTCTCCACCGGTGGTGCGTTGGCGCTAGAGTACGCTTGGACACATCCAGATAAGATTTCTGGTGTAGTTTTATTTTCGCCTTTACTAAAAGTAAATAGTGCCATTGATTGGTTGTCACCTTTATTAGCCACTGTTAAAGATTGGCTAGATAATTATCCTAGTGATGACTTTGCTAAGTACGCTTCAATTCCTCTTCCTGCTATTGCTGAAGCATATAAGTTGGCAAAGGAAGTACGTAACAAGGTGATGAAAAAACCACGAGATATTCCCGTCTTTATTGCGATGTCTGAACAAGACCAAACGGTTGATTCTAAAGTGACACTGGAAGTCTTTAATAAAGCCATGATCAGCTCTAAAAGTCAGATGGTGATGTACAGTATTGATAAAGTCAGTGGTACTTCGGATCGTCTAAAAATTTACAATAGTCGTTGGCCTGAGCAGCGTATTTTAGGTATGTCACATATGGCAGTTCATGGTAATCCACAAAACCCTTATTATGGTTCGGAGGGTGAATATCGAATTTGTGGTTGGTATTTTGATGATCCGGAGGTATACGAACAATGCCGTTCTGATAAGGCAAACTGGTTTGGTGAAAAGTCGGATGAACTGAGTGGCAAAAGTGCTCATGCAGCTCGATTATCATGGAATCCAGATTTTGCTTCTTTAATGAAAGAAGTGTCGTTTTTTATGCAAGCGAATGCTAATTAG
- a CDS encoding GH1 family beta-glucosidase, whose protein sequence is MTISLPKQSKMLTKDFTFGVATAAFQIEGANTTDGRLPSIWDTFCATPGKVLNGDDGSLACDHYYLWKEDIELISNLGVDAYRLSIAWPRIMDKQGRPNEKGIHFYRELLKSLKIKGIKTFVTLYHWDLPQHLEDNGGWVNRDTAYRFVDYVNLATLELGKWVDAWSTFNEPFCSAILGYEYGIHAPGLASPKYGRQAAHHILLAHGLALPVIQQNSPQSQVGIVLNMNRTYAASAKSEDQFAALVRETLDNQFFIEPLLNGQYPKLLEKLLPEYLPTVLPGDMEIISQPIDFIGMNFYTCNHNEYDEKTLFKDVKNQQQVEYTDIGWEIAPHAFSELLINLNKQYNLPPMFITENGAACADELINGEVNDDQRVRYLDGHINAVNDAIEAGVDIRGYFAWSLMDNFEWAEGYSKRFGLCYVDYKTQKRTIKRSGHAYKALLESRK, encoded by the coding sequence ATGACCATTAGCTTACCTAAACAATCTAAAATGCTGACTAAAGATTTTACCTTTGGTGTTGCTACTGCCGCTTTTCAAATTGAAGGGGCAAATACTACTGATGGTCGTCTACCCTCCATCTGGGATACTTTTTGCGCCACTCCAGGTAAAGTACTTAATGGTGATGACGGTTCATTAGCTTGTGACCACTACTATTTATGGAAAGAAGACATCGAACTCATCAGCAACCTTGGGGTTGATGCTTATCGTTTATCTATTGCTTGGCCAAGAATAATGGACAAACAAGGTCGCCCTAACGAAAAAGGCATTCATTTTTATCGTGAACTACTCAAATCGCTGAAAATCAAAGGCATCAAAACCTTCGTAACACTTTACCACTGGGATTTACCTCAACACCTTGAAGACAATGGTGGCTGGGTCAATCGTGATACTGCTTATCGTTTTGTCGATTATGTGAACCTTGCCACTCTAGAACTTGGCAAATGGGTGGATGCTTGGAGCACTTTTAATGAGCCATTCTGTTCTGCCATTCTTGGTTATGAATATGGTATTCACGCCCCTGGCTTGGCTTCTCCAAAATATGGCCGACAAGCAGCTCATCACATACTATTAGCACACGGGTTAGCTCTACCTGTTATCCAACAAAACAGCCCTCAGAGTCAGGTCGGCATCGTATTGAATATGAATCGTACCTACGCAGCATCCGCCAAAAGTGAAGATCAGTTTGCAGCACTAGTACGAGAAACATTAGATAACCAATTTTTTATTGAGCCATTACTCAATGGACAATACCCCAAACTTTTAGAAAAACTCTTGCCAGAATATCTGCCTACCGTACTGCCTGGCGATATGGAGATTATTTCGCAACCCATTGATTTTATAGGAATGAATTTCTACACCTGTAATCACAATGAATACGATGAAAAGACCTTATTCAAAGATGTTAAAAATCAACAGCAAGTGGAATACACAGACATCGGCTGGGAAATTGCGCCTCATGCCTTTAGTGAGTTACTGATCAACCTAAACAAGCAATATAATTTACCACCTATGTTTATAACCGAGAATGGTGCTGCTTGCGCAGATGAACTAATCAATGGTGAAGTAAATGATGACCAACGAGTTCGCTATCTCGATGGTCACATTAACGCCGTCAATGACGCCATTGAAGCTGGTGTGGACATTCGAGGCTATTTTGCCTGGAGCCTAATGGATAACTTTGAATGGGCAGAGGGCTATAGCAAACGCTTCGGTCTTTGCTACGTCGACTACAAAACCCAGAAGCGCACTATTAAGCGGAGTGGGCACGCCTACAAAGCCTTATTAGAAAGTCGTAAATAG
- the rplA gene encoding 50S ribosomal protein L1, with the protein MAKLTKRARLIAEKVDATKLYSVEEAVALLSELSTVKFKESVDVSINLGVDPRKSDQVVRGSTVLPHGAGKDVRVAVFAQGANAEAAKEAGADVVGFEDLAEQVKGGALDFDVVIASPDAMRIVGQLGQVLGPRGLMPNPKVGTVTPDVATAVKNAKAGQARYRTDKNGIVHTGVGSIEFTAESIKGNLEALLADIRRAKPASAKGVYMKKVTLSSTMGPGLQIDLGALSF; encoded by the coding sequence ATGGCTAAGTTAACTAAACGCGCTCGCTTGATCGCAGAAAAAGTAGACGCAACTAAGTTGTACTCTGTTGAAGAAGCAGTTGCTCTTTTGTCTGAATTGTCTACTGTTAAATTTAAAGAGTCTGTTGATGTTTCTATCAATCTAGGTGTTGATCCACGTAAATCTGACCAGGTTGTTCGTGGTTCTACTGTACTGCCACACGGTGCTGGTAAAGACGTACGTGTAGCTGTATTTGCTCAAGGCGCAAACGCTGAAGCTGCAAAAGAAGCTGGTGCTGACGTTGTAGGTTTTGAAGACTTGGCTGAGCAAGTTAAAGGCGGTGCTCTAGATTTTGATGTGGTTATTGCTTCTCCAGACGCTATGCGCATCGTTGGTCAACTAGGTCAGGTGTTGGGTCCTCGTGGTCTTATGCCTAACCCGAAAGTTGGCACTGTAACGCCAGATGTTGCGACTGCTGTTAAAAACGCAAAAGCAGGTCAAGCACGTTACCGTACAGATAAGAATGGTATTGTTCATACAGGAGTCGGCTCTATTGAGTTTACTGCTGAATCGATCAAAGGCAACCTAGAAGCTCTACTGGCTGACATTCGTCGTGCTAAGCCAGCTTCTGCAAAAGGTGTGTACATGAAAAAAGTGACCTTGTCTTCTACAATGGGGCCAGGTCTACAAATTGATTTAGGTGCGCTAAGCTTCTAA
- a CDS encoding type III pantothenate kinase, whose amino-acid sequence MSDESEVLIVDAGNTSIKYTAFRGEQVLWVERGEVPPIKTEFTPQRIYFASVRSQEQSALLHADIKAALPNAEWLSLTSTAQACGVINAYFEPERLGIDRWLSVVAAYHLGGNKIVLDAGTAIKLDFVNQQGEHLGGYITPGLKMMESSLLANTARIRYLPDEVKLADTLPNSTARAVVEGVHEMALAFIERVKAQHPTFQWVATGGDAKALLESLDITMDYQPHLVAMGAKRVGDELLKRQ is encoded by the coding sequence GTGTCCGACGAGTCTGAAGTATTAATAGTCGATGCGGGTAATACCAGTATAAAATACACGGCCTTTCGTGGTGAGCAAGTATTGTGGGTTGAGCGTGGTGAAGTGCCACCAATAAAGACCGAATTTACGCCGCAGCGCATCTATTTTGCTAGTGTGCGATCTCAGGAGCAAAGTGCGTTATTGCATGCTGATATAAAGGCAGCGCTACCAAACGCTGAATGGCTAAGTTTGACCAGTACTGCCCAGGCGTGTGGGGTGATCAATGCTTATTTTGAGCCGGAAAGGTTGGGGATTGATCGATGGTTGAGTGTGGTAGCGGCTTATCACTTGGGTGGTAACAAGATTGTGTTAGATGCTGGTACTGCGATAAAGTTGGATTTTGTTAATCAGCAGGGCGAGCATTTGGGTGGTTATATTACACCTGGTTTAAAAATGATGGAATCTTCACTATTAGCAAATACGGCACGTATTCGTTATTTACCGGATGAAGTGAAATTGGCCGATACCTTACCAAATTCCACTGCCAGAGCTGTGGTTGAGGGTGTGCATGAAATGGCATTGGCTTTTATTGAGCGAGTTAAGGCTCAACATCCGACGTTTCAATGGGTGGCAACCGGTGGAGACGCTAAAGCCTTGCTTGAATCATTAGACATAACAATGGATTATCAACCGCATTTGGTCGCCATGGGGGCTAAGCGTGTTGGTGATGAGTTATTAAAGAGGCAGTAA